In one Vicia villosa cultivar HV-30 ecotype Madison, WI unplaced genomic scaffold, Vvil1.0 ctg.000236F_1_1_1, whole genome shotgun sequence genomic region, the following are encoded:
- the LOC131625759 gene encoding acid phosphatase 1-like, producing MFFGQERMEKSLVFCLVFVCLLVPVTVADWNILKQKTHNGLKISLKNYCESWRINVELHNIRDFQVVPEECTEYIGKYVRSTQYSVDSERTTEECLVYLSTSCNLKKDGQDAWIFDIDDTLLSTVPFYKNNLGKKINVTALEEWMSKGKAPALDYSLRLFKEIKSRGIQIILISGRREYLRSATIDNLVNVGYYGWTSLILRDPANELASVAEYKSQVRKHLTSNGYRIWGILGDQFSSFEGNPSGIRAFKFPNPMYYVA from the exons ATGTTTTTTGGTCAAGAAAGAATGGAGAAATCACTTGTTTTCTGTTTAGTTTTTGTATGTCTTTTGGTTCCTGTAACAGTTGCAGACTGGAACATATTAAAACAGAAGACACACAATGGACtgaagatcagtttgaagaattatTGCGAGAGTTGGAGAATCAACGTTGAGCTGCATAATATCCGAGACTTCCAGGTTGTGCCGGAAGAATGCACTGAATACATTGGTAAATATGTTAGGTCTACTCAATACAGTGTAGACTCGGAAAGGACAACTGAAGAATGTTTGGTTTATCTTAGTACTAGCTGCAATCTGAAGAAAGATGGTCAAGATGCTTGGATTTTCGACATTGATGATACTCTTCTTTCTACGGTTCCTTTCTACAAGAATAATCT GGGAAAGAAAATAAACGTGACGGCTTTGGAGGAATGGATGAGCAAGGGTAAAGCCCCTGCTCTTGATTATTCATTGAGGCTCTTCAAAGAGATTAAATCAAGAGGAATTCAGATCATTTTGATTTCTGGGAGAAGGGAGTATCTCAGATCAGCAACAATTGATAACCTTGTCAATGTCGGTTATTATGGGTGGACTAGTCTTATTTTGAG AGATCCTGCTAATGAATTGGCATCAGTGGCAGAATACAAGTCGCAAGTGAGAAAACATTTAACTAGTAATGGTTATCGCATTTGGGGAATCTTAGGTGACCAATTCAGTAGCTTTGAGGGGAACCCTAGCGGTATAAGAGCATTCAAATTTCCAAACCCAATGTACTATGTTGCCTAA
- the LOC131625760 gene encoding uncharacterized protein At5g64816, with translation MGEIWWSILGAAIPVVIAGQAFRVKKKNAEEERLASARGRERSSDEIFVCERVCTSKRMLKKVGSFSKDPIPDTCVTVCGVSDLDACADACARTVCVNQHQVPNWNDICLRRCQSECLKLSSQSS, from the coding sequence ATGGGTGAAATTTGGTGGTCAATTTTGGGGGCAGCAATCCCTGTGGTTATTGCAGGACAAGCTTTTAGAGTGAAGAAAAAGAATGCGGAAGAGGAGAGATTAGCGAGCGCAAGGGGAAGAGAAAGGAGTTCCGATGAAATTTTCGTCTGCGAAAGAGTGTGCACTTCAAAGAGGATGTTGAAAAAGGTTGGTTCTTTCTCAAAAGATCCCATTCCTGATACTTGTGTTACTGTTTGTGGTGTATCTGATCTTGATGCTTGTGCTGATGCTTGTGCTCGCACTGTTTGTGTTAACCAACATCAAGTACCGAATTGGAATGACATATGTCTTAGGAGATGCCAGAGTGAGTGCCTTAAACTGTCGTCTCAATCTTCTTAG